From Abyssisolibacter fermentans, one genomic window encodes:
- a CDS encoding aminopeptidase, protein MMDSRIAKLAENLVNYSTKVKKDEKVLIEAKGASTYPLVRALIKEVYKAGGYPFTYLEDGAIFREIALECNEEQLKFKAEMKLLKMKNMDVYIGIGGSDNINELSDVDSEKIELILKCDKPVRDCRVDNTKWVVLRYPNASMVQAANTSLESFEEFYFNVCIMDYEKMSKAMDNLVELMNRTDKVHIKGEGTDLTFSIKGIPVVKCDGQLNIPDGEVYTAPIKDSVNGKLSYNCPAVYQGFTYENICLEFKDGKIVKATANDTERINKVFDTDEGARYVGEFAIGVNPYVTKPMKDTLFDEKIMGSFHFTPGRAYEKAPNGNNSAIHWDLVCIQTPEYGGGEIYFDDVLIRKDGKFVVPELECLNPENLK, encoded by the coding sequence ATCATGGACTCAAGAATCGCTAAATTGGCAGAAAATTTAGTAAATTATTCTACAAAAGTTAAAAAAGACGAAAAGGTTTTAATAGAAGCTAAAGGAGCTAGTACATATCCTTTAGTTAGAGCATTGATAAAAGAAGTGTATAAAGCAGGGGGATATCCATTTACTTATTTAGAAGATGGAGCTATTTTTAGAGAAATTGCTTTAGAATGCAATGAAGAACAATTAAAATTCAAAGCTGAGATGAAATTATTAAAGATGAAAAACATGGATGTGTATATTGGTATTGGAGGATCAGACAATATTAATGAGCTTTCTGATGTTGATAGTGAGAAGATTGAATTAATATTAAAATGTGACAAACCAGTAAGGGATTGTAGAGTTGATAATACTAAATGGGTAGTATTAAGATATCCTAATGCAAGCATGGTACAAGCAGCAAATACAAGTTTAGAAAGCTTTGAAGAGTTCTATTTTAATGTATGTATTATGGATTATGAAAAAATGTCAAAAGCAATGGATAATTTAGTTGAATTAATGAACAGAACAGATAAAGTTCATATCAAAGGAGAAGGTACAGATTTAACTTTTTCAATAAAAGGAATTCCAGTAGTTAAATGTGATGGACAACTTAACATACCAGATGGTGAAGTGTATACTGCACCTATAAAAGATTCTGTTAATGGCAAGCTTTCGTACAATTGTCCTGCTGTATATCAAGGCTTTACTTACGAAAATATTTGTTTAGAATTTAAGGATGGAAAAATTGTTAAAGCAACAGCAAATGATACTGAGAGAATAAATAAAGTATTTGATACTGATGAAGGAGCAAGATATGTAGGAGAGTTTGCAATAGGAGTTAATCCATATGTAACAAAACCTATGAAGGATACATTATTTGATGAAAAAATCATGGGAAGCTTCCACTTTACACCAGGAAGAGCTTATGAAAAAGCACCTAATGGTAATAATTCAGCTATACATTGGGATTTAGTATGCATTCAAACACCTGAGTATGGTGGGGGAGAAATATACTTTGATGATGTATTAATAAGAAAAGATGGTAAATTTGTTGTACCTGAGCTTGAGTGTCTGAATCCTGAAAATTTGAAATAG
- a CDS encoding aminopeptidase translates to MMDSRIVKLAENLVNYSTKVKKGDKVLINTEGTSTYPLVRAVIKEVYKAGGYPYVNLQDSSIERELALNYSDEQLKLFCDIELKRTKSMDVQINIGGTDNINELSDVAPEKFRLLSKYYEPIMDYVLSNVRWVYLRYPNASMAQAANTSLESFEDFYFKVCNLDYSKMSKAMDNLVELMTKTDRVHIKGNGTDLTFSIKGIPVIKCCGDENIPDGEVFTAPVKDSINGILSYNCPAVYEGFTYENICLEFKDGKIVKATANDTERINKVFDTDEGARYVGEFAIGVNPYVIKPMKDALFDEKIMGSFHFTPGRAYEEAPNGNSSVIHWDLVCIQTPEYGGGEIYFDDVLIRKDGMFVLPELECLNPENLK, encoded by the coding sequence ATCATGGACTCAAGAATCGTTAAATTGGCAGAAAATTTAGTTAATTATTCTACGAAAGTTAAAAAAGGTGATAAAGTACTGATTAATACTGAAGGAACAAGTACATATCCTTTAGTTAGGGCAGTAATAAAAGAAGTGTATAAAGCAGGGGGCTATCCATATGTTAATCTTCAAGACAGTTCAATAGAAAGAGAACTTGCTTTAAATTATAGCGATGAGCAGCTAAAGCTATTTTGTGATATTGAACTAAAAAGAACAAAATCAATGGATGTACAAATTAATATAGGTGGAACTGATAATATAAATGAATTATCAGATGTAGCTCCAGAAAAATTCAGGCTATTATCAAAATATTATGAACCAATTATGGACTATGTTCTTAGTAATGTTAGATGGGTATATTTGAGATATCCAAATGCGAGTATGGCACAAGCGGCAAATACAAGCTTAGAAAGCTTTGAAGACTTTTATTTTAAGGTTTGTAATCTAGATTATAGCAAAATGTCAAAAGCAATGGATAATTTAGTAGAACTAATGACTAAAACAGATAGAGTTCATATAAAAGGAAATGGAACAGATTTAACTTTTTCTATAAAGGGTATTCCGGTAATTAAGTGCTGTGGAGATGAAAACATCCCTGATGGTGAAGTTTTCACAGCACCTGTTAAGGACTCTATAAATGGCATACTTTCTTACAATTGTCCTGCTGTATATGAAGGTTTTACTTATGAAAATATATGTTTAGAATTTAAAGATGGAAAAATTGTTAAGGCTACAGCTAATGATACTGAGAGGATTAACAAAGTGTTTGATACTGATGAAGGAGCAAGATATGTAGGAGAGTTTGCAATAGGGGTTAATCCATATGTAATAAAACCTATGAAGGATGCATTATTTGATGAAAAAATCATGGGAAGCTTTCACTTTACACCAGGAAGAGCTTATGAAGAGGCACCTAATGGTAATAGTTCAGTTATACATTGGGATTTAGTATGTATTCAAACACCTGAATATGGTGGAGGAGAAATATATTTTGATGATGTACTAATAAGAAAAGATGGTATGTTTGTATTGCCTGAACTTGAATGCTTAAATCCTGAGAATTTAAAATAA